Proteins co-encoded in one Haladaptatus sp. ZSTT2 genomic window:
- a CDS encoding VanZ family protein, whose protein sequence is MEPVRLEVGRARYVLPLTVAGVILFMSVIKPPSGSGLHAWGPLGLVHLDKWLHALAYAGQAGVLAMVLNKYRHGNLAAFCLALGYGITIEFIQYPLPARSFDLTDIAANSVGAAIGILAWVLLGRRLLRLQ, encoded by the coding sequence ATGGAGCCAGTCCGTTTGGAAGTCGGCCGAGCCCGCTACGTGCTTCCGCTCACTGTGGCCGGAGTCATCCTTTTCATGTCGGTGATAAAACCGCCAAGCGGGTCTGGCCTTCACGCGTGGGGGCCACTCGGCCTCGTTCACCTCGATAAGTGGCTCCACGCCCTCGCCTACGCCGGACAGGCCGGGGTGCTCGCGATGGTACTCAACAAATATCGCCATGGCAACCTCGCCGCGTTCTGCCTCGCGCTCGGCTACGGCATCACCATCGAGTTCATCCAGTACCCGCTTCCAGCGCGGAGTTTCGACCTCACGGACATCGCCGCGAACTCCGTCGGTGCGGCCATCGGAATCCTCGCGTGGGTGCTCCTCGGGCGCAGGCTACTCCGCCTGCAGTAA
- the tgtA gene encoding tRNA guanosine(15) transglycosylase TgtA yields MRDSFEVRDTDAAGRIGRLSVPRAGVTVETPALLPVVNPNRQTVAPSRLASEFGAEILITNSYIIYKSDDVREQALDVGLHELLDFDGAIMTDSGSFQLAEYGEISVDTEEILQFQHDIGSDIGTPVDIPTPPDVPREQAEEELATTQARLEFAETVDVGDMLVNAPVQGSTYPDLRKAAAEHAYSTSLDVFPVGAVVPLMNGYRFDDMVDAVAAAKDGLGADAPVHLFGAGHPMMFALAVALGCDLFDSAAYALYARDGRYLTVRGTKHFDELDYFPCSCPVCAEHTPEDLEQVSNKERERLLAEHNLHVSFEEIRTIKQAIRRGTLMELVETRARSHPAMLDGYRAMLAHEDLLEESDPSSKDAFFYLSGESAYRPEVVRHHKRLSRLSPEGHVLLTEAGSSDNYDESWRLLPPFGPFPMALRETYPLTAEVPTRIDDEAYRQAVVGVQKLVAANPETEFTVAHKGWPADIVAGIPDGVEIVDLESMDKNANETEENHD; encoded by the coding sequence ATGCGCGACAGCTTCGAGGTCCGCGATACAGACGCCGCGGGCCGCATCGGGCGGCTTTCGGTTCCCCGGGCGGGCGTCACGGTGGAGACGCCGGCGCTCCTCCCCGTGGTGAACCCGAACCGCCAGACGGTGGCTCCGTCCCGACTCGCTTCTGAGTTCGGTGCGGAGATTCTCATCACGAACAGCTACATCATCTACAAGAGCGACGACGTGCGCGAGCAGGCCCTCGACGTGGGGCTCCACGAGCTGCTCGACTTCGACGGCGCGATTATGACCGATTCGGGGTCGTTCCAACTCGCAGAATACGGCGAAATCAGCGTCGATACTGAGGAAATCCTCCAGTTCCAACACGACATCGGCTCGGACATCGGGACGCCAGTTGACATCCCGACGCCCCCCGACGTGCCCCGCGAGCAGGCAGAAGAGGAACTCGCTACCACCCAAGCACGACTCGAATTTGCCGAGACGGTGGACGTTGGCGACATGCTCGTGAACGCGCCCGTCCAAGGCTCGACGTATCCCGACCTCCGGAAAGCCGCCGCAGAACACGCATACAGCACCTCACTCGACGTGTTCCCGGTTGGGGCGGTCGTTCCACTCATGAACGGTTATCGGTTCGACGATATGGTCGATGCCGTCGCTGCGGCGAAAGACGGCCTCGGAGCAGATGCACCAGTCCACCTCTTTGGTGCGGGCCACCCGATGATGTTCGCCCTCGCCGTCGCCCTCGGCTGTGACCTCTTCGACTCTGCGGCCTACGCGCTCTACGCCCGCGACGGCCGCTATCTCACAGTGCGGGGGACCAAGCACTTCGACGAACTCGATTACTTCCCGTGTTCGTGTCCAGTCTGTGCCGAACACACGCCTGAAGACCTTGAACAGGTTTCGAACAAGGAACGCGAACGCCTGCTCGCAGAACACAACTTGCACGTCTCCTTCGAGGAGATTCGCACCATCAAGCAGGCCATCCGCCGCGGGACGCTGATGGAACTGGTCGAGACGCGCGCCCGTTCGCATCCTGCAATGCTCGACGGCTACCGCGCCATGCTTGCCCACGAAGACCTCCTCGAAGAATCCGACCCGTCGAGCAAAGACGCCTTCTTCTACCTCTCCGGTGAGAGTGCGTACCGTCCAGAAGTCGTACGCCACCACAAGCGCCTCTCTCGGCTGTCACCTGAGGGCCACGTCCTCCTCACCGAAGCTGGTTCCTCAGACAACTACGACGAGTCGTGGCGGCTGCTCCCGCCGTTTGGTCCGTTCCCGATGGCGTTGCGCGAGACGTACCCACTCACCGCAGAAGTACCAACACGCATCGACGACGAAGCGTATCGCCAAGCCGTCGTCGGCGTTCAGAAACTCGTCGCGGCGAATCCGGAGACCGAATTCACGGTCGCCCACAAGGGCTGGCCCGCGGATATCGTCGCTGGAATCCCCGACGGTGTCGAGATTGTTGACTTAGAATCGATGGACAAAAACGCCAACGAGACCGAGGAAAACCATGACTGA
- a CDS encoding aldehyde ferredoxin oxidoreductase family protein codes for MSDIGGFQDHVARIDLSSGSVAYEGIDEEDARKYIGARGLGVKYVFEQGPDVDPLGPDNLLAFMNGPLTGTQTVMSGRIAVVTKSPLTNTVTDSHHGGWSGARLKWAGFDGLLFEGKAEHPVYAVIEDGEVTLKDASHMWGWGVHDTIDELEDEVNGQRGKNFSCMAIGPGGENQVRYACIVNEDDRASGRGGTGAVMGSKNLKAIVIKSTTKMPKPKNPETFKKGHQQAMQVIQESDVTAPNEGGLSLYGTNVLMNLTEEMDGLPTRNGRYTSTASEARESPSDPNIDSEKVSGENVRENILVDEPTCHSCPVACKKEVEVQVMHKGDEMNVRMESFEYESAFTLGPNSMNDDRDKVAVMIDQCNNLGLDTIETGNMIAMAMEMTEEGKFDGKFEGIEWGDADEMIDLIEDIAVREGELADLLAGGANHIAETMDAHGNSLAVKGQTIPAYDPRCMKGMGIAYATSNRGACHLRAYTPSAEILGLPEKVDPYAWEGKGELTMAFQDLHAISDSFDICKFNAFAEGIEEYVLQYNGMTGFDVTEDELLETGERIYNLERYYNNLAGFKGEDDSLPGRFVEGPDAIPGQGASEGQLCELDQMKEEYYTARGWVDGVVPDEKLEDLGIDIGPGTGVSSSGGAAPADD; via the coding sequence ATGAGTGATATTGGCGGCTTTCAAGACCATGTTGCGAGGATTGACCTGTCATCTGGGTCAGTTGCTTACGAGGGGATAGACGAGGAGGATGCGCGCAAGTATATCGGTGCGCGCGGGCTCGGCGTCAAGTACGTGTTTGAACAGGGGCCGGACGTAGACCCGCTTGGCCCGGACAACCTACTGGCGTTCATGAACGGCCCGCTTACGGGCACACAGACCGTGATGAGCGGCCGAATCGCGGTCGTCACCAAATCACCGCTCACGAACACCGTCACCGACTCCCACCACGGCGGGTGGAGCGGCGCACGCCTGAAGTGGGCGGGCTTCGACGGTTTGCTGTTCGAGGGGAAAGCAGAGCACCCCGTGTACGCCGTCATCGAAGACGGTGAGGTCACGCTCAAAGACGCCTCCCACATGTGGGGCTGGGGCGTCCACGACACCATCGACGAACTCGAAGACGAGGTCAACGGCCAGCGCGGCAAGAACTTTAGCTGTATGGCCATCGGCCCCGGCGGCGAGAATCAGGTGCGCTACGCCTGCATCGTCAACGAAGACGACCGCGCGAGCGGCCGCGGTGGCACGGGCGCGGTCATGGGCTCGAAGAACCTGAAGGCAATCGTCATCAAATCGACGACGAAGATGCCAAAGCCGAAAAACCCGGAGACGTTCAAGAAGGGTCACCAACAGGCGATGCAGGTCATCCAAGAGTCAGACGTGACCGCCCCGAACGAAGGCGGTCTGTCGCTCTACGGGACGAACGTCCTGATGAACCTCACCGAGGAGATGGACGGCCTCCCAACGCGCAACGGGCGGTACACGAGTACCGCGAGCGAGGCGCGCGAAAGTCCAAGCGACCCGAACATCGACTCAGAGAAAGTGTCCGGTGAGAACGTCCGCGAGAACATCCTCGTCGACGAACCGACCTGCCACTCCTGTCCGGTCGCGTGTAAGAAGGAAGTCGAGGTGCAGGTCATGCACAAGGGCGACGAGATGAACGTCCGCATGGAGTCGTTCGAGTACGAATCGGCGTTCACACTCGGGCCGAACTCGATGAACGACGACCGCGACAAAGTTGCGGTCATGATAGACCAGTGTAACAACCTCGGACTCGACACCATCGAGACGGGCAACATGATTGCCATGGCGATGGAGATGACCGAGGAGGGCAAGTTCGACGGCAAATTCGAGGGCATCGAATGGGGCGACGCAGACGAGATGATTGACCTCATCGAGGACATCGCGGTGCGCGAGGGCGAGCTCGCAGACCTGCTCGCAGGCGGGGCAAACCACATCGCAGAGACGATGGACGCCCACGGCAACTCGCTCGCCGTCAAAGGCCAGACCATCCCGGCGTACGACCCACGATGCATGAAGGGCATGGGTATCGCCTACGCCACCTCGAACCGCGGAGCGTGCCACCTGCGCGCCTACACGCCGTCTGCTGAAATTCTCGGCCTCCCCGAGAAGGTAGACCCGTACGCGTGGGAGGGCAAAGGCGAACTCACGATGGCGTTCCAAGACCTCCACGCCATCTCCGACTCGTTCGACATCTGCAAGTTCAACGCCTTCGCGGAGGGCATCGAAGAGTACGTCCTCCAGTACAACGGGATGACCGGCTTCGACGTGACCGAAGACGAGTTGCTCGAAACCGGCGAGCGCATCTACAACTTAGAGCGCTACTACAACAACCTCGCAGGCTTCAAAGGCGAGGACGACTCGCTGCCCGGACGCTTCGTCGAAGGGCCAGACGCCATCCCCGGACAGGGTGCTTCTGAAGGCCAGCTCTGTGAACTCGACCAGATGAAAGAAGAGTACTACACGGCGCGTGGCTGGGTCGACGGCGTTGTCCCAGACGAGAAACTCGAAGACCTCGGCATCGACATCGGCCCCGGCACGGGCGTGAGTTCGTCTGGCGGCGCAGCACCCGCAGACGACTAA
- the purQ gene encoding phosphoribosylformylglycinamidine synthase I produces the protein MIAIVQFGGSNCDRDALRAFTELGLDAQLVWHEDGLPADTTGIMLPGGFSYGDYLRAGAMASRSPIMDEVRAAAENDVPVLGVCNGAQIGCESGLTPGMFTTNKSARFQCEHVYLRVENADTPWTRAYDEGEVIELPIAHGEGRFEITDEELAELEADDRILFKYCDEDGNVTEKANPNGSKANVAGVSGLKPSVAVLMPHPERASLPDIGNTDGQGVLLGFN, from the coding sequence GTGATTGCCATTGTCCAGTTCGGCGGGAGCAACTGCGACCGCGACGCCCTGCGCGCGTTTACCGAACTCGGACTGGACGCGCAACTCGTCTGGCACGAAGACGGCCTCCCCGCGGACACGACCGGAATCATGCTCCCCGGCGGCTTTTCGTACGGTGACTATCTCCGGGCTGGGGCGATGGCCTCGCGCTCGCCCATCATGGACGAGGTGAGGGCGGCGGCGGAAAACGACGTGCCCGTCCTCGGCGTGTGCAACGGCGCACAGATTGGCTGTGAGTCGGGGCTGACGCCGGGCATGTTCACGACGAACAAGAGCGCCCGCTTCCAGTGTGAACACGTCTATCTCCGGGTCGAAAATGCGGACACACCGTGGACGCGCGCCTACGACGAAGGCGAAGTGATTGAGTTGCCAATCGCGCACGGCGAAGGCCGCTTCGAAATCACGGACGAGGAACTCGCCGAGCTCGAAGCAGACGACCGCATTCTGTTCAAATACTGTGACGAGGATGGCAACGTTACTGAAAAGGCGAATCCGAACGGCTCAAAAGCGAATGTGGCAGGAGTTAGTGGGCTCAAGCCATCAGTCGCGGTACTGATGCCACACCCCGAACGCGCCTCGTTGCCAGACATTGGCAACACGGACGGACAGGGCGTGTTGTTGGGTTTCAACTAA
- a CDS encoding ubiquitin-like small modifier protein 1 has protein sequence MQVELRFFATFREAVGSKIIERDFGDDVTVGEVLESLEAEFDGLSGSLLDGDGNIRPQLSVLKNGREVLHMKGIATELEAGDRLSVFPPVAGG, from the coding sequence ATGCAGGTCGAACTCCGATTCTTCGCCACCTTCAGAGAAGCCGTCGGGTCGAAAATCATCGAACGCGACTTCGGCGACGACGTGACCGTCGGCGAAGTGCTCGAATCGCTCGAAGCCGAGTTTGACGGCCTCTCCGGCAGTCTCTTAGACGGCGACGGAAACATCCGCCCACAGCTCAGCGTCCTCAAAAACGGCCGGGAAGTGCTCCACATGAAGGGCATCGCCACCGAACTCGAAGCGGGCGACCGACTGAGCGTCTTCCCGCCGGTTGCAGGTGGCTGA
- a CDS encoding archaeosine biosynthesis radical SAM protein RaSEA has translation MSKQGPDVYEQGRGMDAHNKVMREIRAKKQRTYDPHEPTRVWLDEDNTPDGVYQSLTIILNTGGCRWARAGGCTMCGYVSESVEGGSVTHEQLMDQIQVCLDHEEERADETADLIKIYTSGSFLDEREVSAKSRKAIAETFADRKRIVLESLPDFVKEDRVADFVDVGLNTDIAVGLETATDRVRRDCVNKYFDFEDFIAASEEADRAGAGIKAYLLFKPPFLSEPEAVEDMISSIERCAEYAHTVSMNPTNVQRYTMVNELFHNSGYRPPWLWSVAHILRETADVDAIVVSDPVGHGQERGAHNCGECDDRVQLAIKDFDLRQDPSVFDQVSCDCEETWELVMAHETSFNMPLTN, from the coding sequence ATGAGTAAGCAGGGCCCCGACGTGTACGAACAGGGGCGCGGGATGGACGCCCACAACAAGGTGATGCGCGAGATTCGCGCGAAAAAACAGCGTACCTACGACCCGCACGAACCCACGCGCGTCTGGCTTGACGAGGACAACACGCCCGACGGCGTCTACCAGTCGCTGACCATCATCCTGAACACCGGCGGGTGTCGCTGGGCGCGCGCCGGTGGCTGTACGATGTGTGGCTACGTCTCAGAATCCGTCGAAGGCGGGAGCGTCACCCACGAGCAGTTGATGGACCAGATTCAGGTGTGTCTCGACCACGAGGAAGAACGCGCAGACGAGACCGCAGACCTCATCAAAATCTACACCTCCGGCAGCTTCTTAGACGAACGCGAAGTCTCCGCAAAGAGCCGCAAGGCCATCGCAGAGACCTTTGCAGACAGAAAGCGCATCGTCTTAGAGAGTCTGCCAGACTTCGTCAAAGAAGACCGCGTGGCTGATTTCGTTGACGTGGGCCTCAACACGGACATCGCGGTGGGTCTCGAAACCGCCACCGACCGCGTGCGCCGCGACTGCGTGAACAAGTACTTCGACTTCGAGGACTTCATCGCCGCGAGCGAGGAGGCAGACCGCGCGGGTGCGGGCATCAAAGCCTACCTCCTGTTCAAGCCGCCGTTTCTCTCGGAACCAGAGGCCGTCGAAGACATGATTTCCTCCATCGAGCGGTGTGCGGAGTACGCCCACACCGTCTCGATGAACCCGACCAACGTCCAGCGCTACACGATGGTCAATGAGCTGTTTCACAACTCGGGCTACCGCCCGCCGTGGCTCTGGAGCGTCGCCCACATTCTGCGCGAAACCGCAGACGTAGACGCCATCGTCGTCTCAGACCCGGTCGGTCACGGTCAAGAGCGCGGCGCGCACAACTGCGGGGAGTGTGACGACCGCGTCCAGCTCGCCATCAAGGACTTCGATCTGCGTCAAGACCCATCGGTGTTTGACCAGGTAAGCTGTGACTGCGAGGAGACGTGGGAACTCGTGATGGCGCACGAGACGAGTTTCAATATGCCACTCACGAACTGA
- a CDS encoding NUDIX hydrolase, which yields MTDPLEWETLATETAYTCPGFDVTHEDVRLPDGTESDFDYLSEPPAVVILPFTPDGDVVLIEEWRQAVKRVNRGLPAGTMEPEDDDPAAAAHRELEEETGHEAARVDHLTTVEPVNGIANAVHHYFVAYDCHPASEQNLDFNESIRVVIESYDDLLAAIESGEIRDGRAVLGTLYYERFA from the coding sequence ATGACCGACCCACTCGAATGGGAAACGCTCGCCACAGAAACCGCCTACACCTGCCCCGGCTTCGACGTCACCCACGAGGACGTACGCCTTCCTGATGGGACGGAGTCGGACTTCGACTACCTCTCAGAGCCGCCCGCCGTCGTTATCCTCCCGTTTACCCCGGACGGCGATGTGGTGCTCATCGAGGAATGGCGACAGGCGGTAAAGCGCGTGAATCGTGGGCTTCCGGCGGGTACGATGGAACCAGAAGACGATGACCCGGCGGCCGCCGCCCACCGTGAACTCGAAGAGGAGACGGGCCACGAAGCTGCCCGTGTCGACCACCTGACCACCGTCGAACCGGTAAACGGTATCGCGAACGCGGTGCATCACTACTTCGTCGCCTACGACTGTCACCCTGCGAGCGAGCAGAATCTCGACTTCAACGAGTCGATTCGCGTCGTCATCGAGTCCTACGACGACCTCCTCGCGGCCATCGAATCGGGCGAAATCCGGGACGGGCGGGCGGTGCTTGGGACGCTCTACTACGAACGCTTCGCCTGA
- the purS gene encoding phosphoribosylformylglycinamidine synthase subunit PurS has protein sequence MTAYTATVTVRLKQGVLDPEAETTKRALERLGYELSALRSTERYEIDLETADADGAEAQAAEMAERLLANPTIHDYAVEVTER, from the coding sequence ATGACTGCCTACACCGCGACCGTCACTGTGCGGCTCAAGCAGGGTGTGCTTGACCCGGAAGCCGAGACGACCAAACGCGCCTTAGAGCGTCTTGGCTACGAACTCTCCGCGCTGCGCTCGACCGAGCGCTACGAGATTGACCTCGAAACGGCAGACGCAGACGGTGCCGAGGCACAGGCCGCGGAGATGGCAGAGCGCCTCCTCGCGAACCCCACCATCCACGACTACGCGGTTGAGGTGACCGAGCGGTGA
- a CDS encoding formyltetrahydrofolate deformylase: MTRKLTELTVVGDDKTGLIARVTSLLFDHGINIEDLDQAVRKGIFRMTMHVDAAEMTTTKDDLREKLHALGDELGVDVKVRFPADRETKQIAVLATKESHCVEALLQAWASGDLGADISVIIANHAALKPLADYYDIPFYDIGDEKGTPDEDAILSLLNDYDADLIVLARYIRILSPNVVFRYEGRIINVHPSLLPSFPGAAAYRQAIEEGVRVAGVTAHYVTTDLDQGPIITQRAFSVPDDAEVEDLQRKGQPLEADALLEAVQLHLNDDVTVHWGRTNLRDGAEGYQLGLPEAADAANPDRPIDGLANILADD, encoded by the coding sequence ATGACTCGCAAACTCACCGAACTCACGGTCGTTGGCGACGACAAAACCGGGCTCATCGCCCGCGTCACGTCGTTGCTGTTCGACCACGGCATCAACATCGAAGACTTAGACCAGGCGGTCAGGAAGGGCATCTTCCGCATGACGATGCACGTCGATGCCGCGGAGATGACCACGACCAAAGACGACCTGCGCGAGAAACTCCACGCGCTTGGCGACGAACTCGGCGTGGACGTGAAAGTGCGCTTCCCCGCAGACCGCGAAACCAAGCAGATTGCCGTCCTCGCGACGAAGGAATCCCACTGCGTCGAAGCGCTTCTCCAAGCGTGGGCAAGCGGCGACCTTGGCGCGGACATCTCCGTGATTATCGCCAATCACGCCGCGCTGAAGCCGCTTGCCGACTACTACGACATCCCGTTCTACGACATCGGCGACGAGAAGGGGACGCCCGACGAGGACGCTATTCTTTCACTCCTCAACGACTACGACGCAGACCTCATCGTCCTCGCCCGATACATCCGTATCCTCTCACCGAACGTCGTCTTCCGCTATGAAGGCCGGATTATCAACGTCCACCCCTCGCTGCTGCCGTCGTTCCCCGGCGCGGCCGCCTACCGACAGGCCATCGAAGAGGGCGTCCGCGTCGCGGGTGTGACCGCCCACTACGTCACGACCGACTTAGACCAGGGGCCAATCATCACCCAGCGAGCCTTCTCGGTGCCAGACGACGCCGAAGTCGAAGACTTACAGCGCAAAGGTCAGCCGCTCGAAGCCGACGCACTCCTCGAAGCCGTCCAGTTGCACCTAAACGACGACGTGACGGTTCACTGGGGTCGCACCAACCTCCGTGATGGGGCAGAGGGCTACCAACTCGGGCTTCCAGAAGCCGCAGACGCCGCGAACCCAGACCGCCCCATAGACGGCCTCGCAAACATCCTCGCCGACGACTGA
- the arcS gene encoding archaeosine synthase subunit alpha gives MTEYFEVHHRDGAARVGELRLTESVTTPTLADDVVVDAGSRWPKERDLPEGDPSKVTILPYRGLPGGTAPEVADSFGPEYPNVDFPSAAVVSQYSVDDFGADVYVLSEAQRVIGHAAAFVDAIIAMKEATPADTALMLSGVATPANVATLVYAGVDLVDATQARIKGTQGFYLTTDGQHFLEDLEELPCACAACQKPLSEFTRADCAEHNVNALRAQLGIVRQRIRRGRLRDYIEGQARHEAWLTSAFRRFDQEYAYMESHTPLFRRTELLAATEDSLKRVEIQRFADRVTSRYKNRFDNPLVLVPCSARKPYSESQSHGQYHDAIQFRAHLVSMTSPIGVVPQELETTYPAQHYDSVVTGHWSEDEKQFVAAVLKRYLERNDYPRIIAHVPEKGYRDIVERVEDSLDLDIEYTVEDHPTTPESIGNLMQTLEGESKYLKSERQHNTLRALADYQFGDGAGDELFPDLSIQGRYPKLRAHTSDGTQLAAMVPLYGTLSFTLEGARHWLESDVPTKTVEIDNFVPQGSVLAPGVVTASDDIRVGDDVVVQGPQAFAVGVAKMSGREMETSTRGIAVQIRHVEEV, from the coding sequence ATGACTGAGTACTTCGAGGTACACCACCGGGATGGGGCCGCCCGCGTCGGTGAACTTCGCCTCACCGAGTCGGTGACGACGCCGACGCTCGCAGACGACGTGGTGGTCGATGCGGGAAGTCGCTGGCCAAAAGAGCGCGACCTCCCCGAAGGCGACCCGTCGAAAGTGACGATTCTCCCGTACCGAGGGCTTCCCGGCGGCACCGCGCCGGAAGTCGCAGACTCCTTTGGTCCTGAGTACCCGAACGTGGACTTCCCGAGTGCAGCCGTCGTCTCCCAGTACTCGGTGGACGACTTCGGCGCTGACGTGTACGTGCTCTCTGAAGCCCAACGCGTCATCGGCCACGCCGCCGCCTTCGTGGACGCTATCATCGCGATGAAGGAAGCGACGCCCGCCGACACCGCGCTCATGCTGTCGGGAGTCGCCACACCCGCGAACGTCGCCACGCTCGTCTACGCCGGGGTTGACCTCGTGGACGCCACCCAAGCGCGCATCAAGGGCACCCAAGGGTTCTATCTTACCACCGACGGCCAGCACTTCCTTGAGGACTTAGAAGAACTCCCGTGTGCGTGTGCGGCCTGTCAGAAACCACTCTCTGAATTCACGCGCGCAGACTGTGCCGAACACAACGTGAACGCGCTTCGCGCCCAGTTGGGCATCGTCCGTCAACGCATCCGCCGCGGCCGCCTGCGCGACTACATCGAAGGCCAAGCCCGCCACGAGGCGTGGCTCACCTCTGCGTTCCGTCGATTCGACCAGGAGTACGCCTACATGGAGTCGCACACGCCACTCTTTCGGCGCACCGAACTGCTCGCGGCGACCGAAGACTCGCTGAAGCGTGTCGAAATTCAGCGGTTTGCAGACCGCGTGACGAGTCGCTATAAAAACCGCTTCGACAACCCGCTCGTGCTCGTGCCATGTTCTGCCCGCAAGCCGTACAGCGAATCCCAGAGCCACGGCCAGTACCACGACGCGATTCAGTTTCGCGCCCACCTCGTCTCGATGACCTCGCCGATTGGCGTGGTGCCCCAGGAACTCGAAACCACTTACCCCGCCCAGCACTACGATTCGGTGGTCACAGGCCACTGGTCCGAGGACGAAAAACAGTTCGTCGCAGCAGTGCTGAAGCGGTATCTCGAACGCAACGACTACCCGCGCATCATCGCCCACGTCCCGGAGAAGGGATACCGCGACATCGTCGAACGCGTCGAAGACTCACTCGACTTGGATATCGAGTACACCGTCGAAGATCACCCGACGACGCCCGAATCCATCGGCAACCTCATGCAGACGTTGGAGGGTGAATCGAAGTACCTGAAAAGCGAACGCCAGCACAACACGCTTCGCGCGCTCGCAGACTACCAGTTCGGTGACGGCGCGGGCGACGAACTGTTCCCCGACCTCTCGATTCAGGGCCGGTATCCGAAACTCCGGGCCCACACCTCTGACGGCACGCAGTTGGCCGCGATGGTGCCCCTCTACGGAACGCTCTCCTTTACCCTCGAAGGCGCACGCCACTGGCTCGAAAGCGACGTCCCGACCAAAACCGTCGAAATCGACAACTTCGTGCCCCAAGGGTCGGTGCTCGCGCCGGGCGTCGTCACCGCGAGCGACGACATCCGCGTCGGCGACGACGTAGTGGTTCAGGGGCCACAGGCGTTCGCCGTCGGCGTCGCCAAGATGAGCGGCCGCGAGATGGAGACGAGTACGCGCGGCATCGCGGTGCAGATTCGCCACGTCGAAGAAGTCTAA
- a CDS encoding ArgE/DapE family deacylase — MTARLALESDLRQFVSRLLRFDTTAPNEKTAQQWVEDTLDSWGFETYTWTADAERLASHPSFPDDPAELDVAARPSVGGVLEFGDPDAGPTVVLNGHVDVVPAEGEWSSDPFEPTWNDEHLTARGAADMKSGLSACIFAARTLAERDTDLNGRVVVESVVGEEEGGIGAAAAALDNPYPFSRDMALIAEPTELRPVLAVEGSVMKRLELAGRSAHAARRWRGESVLPHFEAIRRAFEDLETERAERITHPLYERFENPWPTSFGTVHAGSWASTVPSELTAEVRIGVAPGETVAEVEAEYDERLAEVVAENEWLREHQPSFERFSIQFEAGEISEDEPIHQALQAAMAEAGLSNREPIGETYGADSRHYIEAGIPTVLFGPGTIDQAHFPDETIDFREVVTATSVIADTVSRLLQAE, encoded by the coding sequence ATGACCGCTCGGTTGGCTCTCGAATCTGACCTCCGCCAGTTCGTCTCCCGGCTCCTCCGCTTTGACACCACCGCCCCGAACGAGAAAACCGCCCAACAGTGGGTCGAAGATACCCTCGACTCGTGGGGATTTGAGACCTACACGTGGACGGCGGATGCAGAACGCCTCGCTTCTCACCCCTCATTCCCGGACGACCCCGCAGAACTCGATGTGGCAGCCCGCCCGAGCGTCGGCGGCGTCCTCGAATTCGGCGACCCCGACGCAGGCCCAACCGTCGTCTTGAACGGCCACGTCGACGTGGTTCCTGCAGAAGGCGAGTGGTCGTCAGATCCGTTCGAACCGACGTGGAACGACGAGCACCTCACCGCGCGCGGAGCCGCGGACATGAAGTCCGGCCTGTCTGCATGTATTTTCGCCGCGCGAACGCTGGCCGAGCGCGACACCGACCTGAACGGGCGCGTCGTCGTCGAAAGCGTCGTCGGCGAGGAAGAAGGCGGCATCGGCGCGGCCGCGGCCGCCCTCGACAACCCCTACCCCTTCTCCCGCGACATGGCGCTCATCGCAGAGCCGACCGAGTTGCGCCCCGTCCTCGCCGTCGAAGGCAGCGTGATGAAACGCCTCGAACTCGCCGGACGCTCCGCACACGCCGCCCGCCGCTGGCGCGGGGAGTCCGTTCTTCCGCACTTCGAAGCCATCCGTCGCGCCTTCGAGGACCTCGAAACGGAGCGCGCAGAACGCATCACGCATCCACTGTACGAGCGATTCGAGAACCCGTGGCCAACCTCGTTCGGAACTGTCCACGCCGGGTCGTGGGCTTCGACGGTTCCCTCAGAACTCACCGCGGAGGTCAGGATTGGCGTCGCGCCCGGCGAAACCGTCGCCGAGGTCGAAGCCGAGTACGACGAGCGCCTCGCTGAGGTGGTCGCAGAAAACGAGTGGCTGCGCGAACACCAACCCTCCTTCGAGCGCTTCTCGATTCAGTTCGAAGCCGGAGAGATTAGCGAAGACGAACCGATTCATCAAGCGTTGCAGGCGGCGATGGCCGAGGCTGGCCTGTCGAACCGCGAGCCAATCGGTGAAACCTACGGCGCAGACTCGCGCCACTACATCGAGGCTGGAATCCCGACCGTGCTGTTCGGGCCGGGAACCATCGACCAGGCCCACTTCCCCGACGAGACGATTGATTTCCGTGAGGTCGTCACCGCGACGAGCGTGATTGCAGACACCGTCTCGCGGTTACTGCAGGCGGAGTAG